The Ammoniphilus sp. CFH 90114 genome contains a region encoding:
- a CDS encoding sensor histidine kinase — translation MTLTTLVVYSIPEAFALACLGLFTTRTKLTERLKSIFIFAVLWALQCYFWWHIDELDAVFRMLIQLPILIILAKLVFKELSWLMSILYFLLAYFIIVLSEIIGLHILGMLNIPLDVFFSTEFNKALFGLKNFLIIGICFVLNRMNVRMFTSIELLGLPNQVKHHIIFLTIVIAQLLLLSFLNVSLARWNFIDGQALITMISISSAVLLFLSFYYVHVVRKSINQEWENQASQLLQSNITHLFLELRTQRHDFQNHLQTIHGLLYLDKYKEAKNYIKEMGSELQAVNSYMCRNPILTSILFSKGNQFREQGVELKAVLESHLEETSVSSVHLIHIIGNLLDNAKDAVLSVDGRSSRTVELVTKKMGNEVLIQVKNQYPAISSSLLDKVFEKGFSTKGTDGLGLTIVKQYVEQNQGRILVHSDNERGTVFSVYLPVVQEREMIV, via the coding sequence TTGACGTTAACAACCTTAGTTGTGTATTCAATACCTGAGGCATTCGCCCTAGCTTGCTTGGGGCTGTTTACGACGAGAACGAAGTTGACTGAACGCCTCAAGTCAATTTTTATCTTTGCCGTTCTCTGGGCGCTGCAATGCTATTTTTGGTGGCATATTGACGAATTGGATGCTGTATTTCGCATGCTTATCCAACTCCCGATTCTCATTATTTTAGCGAAATTGGTTTTCAAAGAATTATCCTGGCTCATGTCTATCCTTTACTTTTTACTAGCGTACTTCATTATCGTACTCTCTGAGATTATAGGTTTGCACATATTGGGTATGTTGAACATTCCACTTGACGTCTTTTTTTCTACCGAATTCAATAAAGCGTTGTTTGGGCTGAAGAACTTCCTTATTATAGGGATCTGTTTCGTATTGAATCGAATGAATGTGCGGATGTTTACATCGATAGAATTGCTAGGTTTGCCTAACCAAGTGAAGCATCACATTATCTTCTTAACCATCGTGATTGCTCAATTGCTTCTTTTGTCCTTTCTCAATGTTTCCTTGGCACGATGGAATTTTATAGACGGTCAAGCCTTGATTACGATGATTTCAATATCTTCTGCTGTTCTTTTATTTTTATCTTTTTATTACGTTCATGTGGTCAGGAAGTCGATTAATCAAGAGTGGGAGAACCAGGCTTCTCAATTGCTTCAATCCAATATTACTCATCTATTTCTGGAACTTCGAACACAACGGCACGACTTCCAGAATCACCTTCAAACCATCCATGGCCTTCTATACCTCGATAAGTATAAAGAGGCGAAGAACTATATTAAAGAAATGGGCAGCGAGCTTCAAGCAGTGAATTCTTATATGTGCCGAAACCCGATCCTGACCAGTATTTTGTTTTCGAAAGGAAATCAATTCCGAGAGCAAGGAGTGGAATTGAAGGCTGTCCTCGAGAGTCATTTAGAAGAGACCTCTGTCTCTTCCGTTCACCTCATTCATATCATTGGCAATCTATTGGATAATGCCAAGGATGCCGTGTTATCGGTTGACGGTAGAAGTTCGCGTACCGTTGAGTTGGTAACGAAGAAGATGGGGAATGAAGTGCTTATCCAGGTGAAGAACCAGTATCCTGCGATTTCAAGCTCATTATTGGATAAAGTATTCGAAAAAGGATTCTCTACAAAAGGGACAGATGGTCTTGGTTTAACGATCGTGAAACAATATGTTGAACAAAACCAAGGCCGCATTCTAGTCCATAGCGACAACGAGAGAGGAACGGTATTTTCCGTGTATCTCCCGGTCGTGCAAGAAAGAGAGATGATCGTTTAA
- a CDS encoding accessory gene regulator ArgB-like protein — MIEKWSYRIAAHIHQRVPESSIQVLQFSILALTNMLITFAILGAVGIALQHLPLLWFSIAFIILRFLTGGRHLHSHWACTAFTCLFFTVLSYIEIPVAFWWVVILISCTWILRYSPVLEDHQPRKTESVYRKLKVMAVLFVWLCIPLAYYIHPSFLTGVMFQSFLLTPIGVFIINRLNQRLKGGDAW; from the coding sequence ATGATAGAAAAGTGGTCTTATCGTATTGCTGCTCACATTCATCAAAGGGTTCCGGAATCTTCTATACAAGTTTTGCAATTTTCTATCCTAGCTCTGACGAATATGCTGATTACTTTTGCCATTCTAGGAGCGGTTGGTATCGCGTTACAACACCTTCCGCTCTTATGGTTTTCCATAGCCTTTATCATTCTTCGCTTTCTCACAGGGGGGAGGCATCTCCATTCACATTGGGCCTGTACGGCTTTCACCTGTCTATTTTTTACTGTCCTGTCGTATATTGAGATTCCGGTCGCCTTCTGGTGGGTCGTGATCCTTATATCCTGTACCTGGATTCTTCGATATTCCCCCGTATTAGAGGACCATCAACCAAGAAAAACGGAATCGGTTTACAGAAAACTGAAGGTTATGGCCGTTTTATTCGTATGGCTCTGCATTCCACTAGCGTATTATATCCATCCATCCTTTCTTACAGGGGTCATGTTTCAATCCTTTCTTCTTACTCCGATAGGCGTTTTCATAATCAATCGCTTAAATCAACGACTGAAGGGAGGTGATGCATGGTGA
- a CDS encoding cyclic lactone autoinducer peptide, whose amino-acid sequence MVISFIYTYLASFLVTFAEFVVSPLSTATIYYPEVPEELKKSS is encoded by the coding sequence ATGGTGATTAGTTTTATTTATACTTATCTTGCTAGTTTCCTAGTGACGTTTGCTGAATTCGTTGTTTCCCCATTAAGTACAGCAACCATCTACTATCCCGAAGTTCCTGAAGAATTAAAGAAATCATCGTAA